A genomic stretch from Desulfovibrio sp. includes:
- the metK gene encoding methionine adenosyltransferase, whose protein sequence is MQTKGKYFFTSESVTEGHPDKVADQISDAVLDTLLAQDADAHVACETLVTTGMAIIAGEISTTGYADLPTVVRDTIKNIGYSNSDMGFDWKTCAVISTIGHQSPDIAQGVVRAKPEDQGAGDQGMMFGYACDETATLMPAPIYWAHQLSQQLTKVRKDGLVDIFRPDGKTQVSFEYQDGRPVRINNVVVSTQHAASASQADVAEAVKKHVIRPILEPSGYFTEKDCEIFINTTGRFVVGGPMGDCGLTGRKIIQDTYGGSGHHGGGAFSGKDPSKVDRSGAYMGRYIAKNVVAAGLAPVCEVQIAYCIGVAQPVSVLVSSQGTSEIPDEILTKAVREVFDLRPYFISKRLDLKRPIYQKTSCYGHFGRELPEFTWEATDAVADLRTAAKV, encoded by the coding sequence ATGCAGACCAAGGGCAAATATTTCTTTACCTCCGAATCCGTCACCGAGGGGCATCCCGACAAGGTGGCAGACCAGATTTCCGACGCGGTTCTGGACACCCTGCTGGCCCAGGACGCCGACGCCCACGTGGCCTGCGAAACTCTGGTGACCACGGGTATGGCCATTATCGCCGGTGAAATAAGCACCACCGGCTACGCCGACCTGCCCACCGTGGTGCGCGATACCATCAAGAACATCGGCTACAGCAATTCCGACATGGGCTTTGACTGGAAGACCTGCGCCGTCATTTCCACCATCGGGCATCAGTCGCCCGACATCGCCCAGGGCGTTGTGCGTGCAAAGCCCGAAGATCAGGGCGCGGGCGACCAGGGCATGATGTTTGGTTATGCCTGCGACGAAACCGCCACTCTGATGCCCGCCCCCATCTATTGGGCGCATCAGCTTTCGCAGCAGCTCACCAAGGTGCGCAAGGACGGTCTGGTGGATATTTTCCGCCCGGACGGCAAGACCCAGGTTTCTTTTGAATACCAGGACGGCAGGCCCGTGCGCATCAACAACGTGGTAGTTTCCACCCAGCACGCCGCCAGCGCCAGTCAGGCGGATGTGGCCGAAGCCGTGAAAAAGCACGTGATTCGCCCCATCCTTGAGCCTTCCGGCTACTTTACCGAAAAAGACTGCGAAATCTTCATCAATACCACAGGACGCTTTGTGGTGGGCGGCCCCATGGGCGACTGCGGCCTCACCGGTCGCAAGATCATTCAGGACACCTACGGCGGCAGCGGCCACCACGGCGGCGGCGCTTTCTCCGGCAAGGACCCCTCCAAGGTTGACCGTTCCGGCGCGTACATGGGCCGCTACATTGCCAAAAACGTCGTGGCCGCTGGCCTTGCCCCTGTGTGCGAAGTGCAGATCGCCTATTGCATCGGCGTGGCCCAGCCCGTGAGCGTGCTTGTGTCTTCGCAGGGAACCAGCGAGATTCCTGACGAAATCCTGACCAAGGCCGTGCGCGAAGTTTTTGACCTGCGCCCCTATTTCATCAGCAAGCGCCTTGACCTCAAGCGTCCCATCTACCAGAAAACCTCCTGCTACGGCCATTTTGGGCGCGAACTGCCCGAATTCACCTGGGAAGCCACCGATGCCGTGGCCGACCTGCGTACCGCCGCCAAGGTGTAG